In one window of Pseudomonas benzenivorans DNA:
- the mksE gene encoding Mks condensin complex protein MksE, whose protein sequence is MNIDLKEMTQLAAIFRELFKGYHLSRSEPECYAQLSSQQDQYRMLFKALGFELVCDPRGFYYFVPEQMGAQVNKTAQRLALFTFILVEHLADQGRDPLSVLDGGSIGRDELPALLDKYRDLFLQAEVTTQDELEDKIIRRLTQLGFAEDSNGVYRFLPPMHRFLDVCLSVQHDRDLAASLHSSDLHLPAPLLLDDDSGEAIIALDEFATEESEEDALARAMAEERAAQEIDA, encoded by the coding sequence ATGAATATCGATTTGAAAGAAATGACCCAGCTGGCGGCGATCTTCCGCGAGCTGTTCAAGGGCTACCACCTGTCGCGCAGCGAGCCGGAGTGTTACGCCCAGCTGTCCAGCCAGCAGGACCAGTACCGCATGCTGTTCAAGGCCCTCGGCTTCGAGCTGGTGTGCGATCCGCGCGGCTTCTATTACTTCGTCCCCGAGCAGATGGGCGCCCAGGTCAACAAGACCGCCCAGCGCCTGGCGCTGTTCACCTTTATCCTCGTGGAACATTTGGCGGACCAGGGCCGCGATCCGCTCAGCGTGCTGGACGGCGGCAGCATCGGCCGCGACGAGCTGCCGGCGCTGCTGGACAAGTACCGCGACCTGTTCCTCCAGGCCGAGGTCACCACCCAGGACGAGCTGGAGGACAAGATCATCCGCCGCCTGACCCAGCTCGGCTTCGCCGAGGACAGCAACGGCGTGTACCGTTTCCTGCCGCCGATGCACCGCTTCCTCGACGTCTGCCTCAGCGTGCAGCACGACCGCGACCTGGCCGCCAGCCTGCACAGCAGCGACCTGCACCTGCCGGCACCGCTGCTGCTCGATGACGACAGCGGCGAGGCGATCATCGCCCTCGACGAATTCGCCACCGAGGAATCCGAAGAAGACGCCCTGGCCCGCGCCATGGCCGAAGAACGTGCCGCCCAGGAGATCGACGCATGA
- the mksF gene encoding Mks condensin complex protein MksF produces MSQERYGIRRFALLNTAGYSLGLFPLENPLSVYGANNLGKSASINALQFPILARMSDMSFGKYSLEQSRKFYFASDTSYILVEVALPHGPHVIGVAGRGPGGGFGHQFFAYQGELDLEHYQNNGTCLRQRELFANLERAGLKAYELKPDELRRLLVGGHTSIPLDLTLIPLRSTSEQSLKTFRALFINLLHMREITAAKLKQLFLDAFEHSLRSGSVDYIAATEEAFRDVRRMEQDYQALVAAGPLIEALSAGVAQREQLRGKLHRLSPLLDALLGTWQDYAGARREELVIQAEHYQGEQDGLQQEQRGGTAELMRLERAISEIQRWLGELAVLKNRFALIDNAQVLEAQLLAAKDAHDELAGALAQSRQFSSEDLDERLRDLEKRLKSVRQQLDHADNNSYARLREEFSQQDVDRLMRLFNGQLFSLPLGEKGIQAEGDDWVKAVEAVLERFKGDTFSVPGLSIDLSHIEPPALQALADRAALRDQKDRLERELKQLKTQQAVAADRAASKAQAEALYQAVLDAQKALEDFRRSQTLSAEEADKLEQLAQLEAAQDELRRTSDAFAERVQQLSAKLQLVGRQLADLEAKQRTLDDALRRRQLLPADLPFGTPFTDPVDDSLDNLLPLLNDYQDAWQGLQRVDGQIEALYAQVRLKGVAKFDSEDDVERRLQLLVNAYAHRQDEALTLAKARRAAVTDIARTLRNIRSDYDNLEHQLALFNREINRRQVSNLQSFRIVLAPNKEALKHIDQIIHSAGQYEEGETLSVFDLQQNSEQDARNEQAKEYLARLVAANQNQLGLKDLFELAFEITKVGGQPVIHTDIDGAASNGTTMTIKALTNMYLLLHLMDREQAGRVRLPYYLDEAADIDERNQQALIETSLQLGFVPILASVKPQVSAHVAIDLEGGSGPAGIYIDEADWKFIRPREPAKTETVHEEASAEPA; encoded by the coding sequence ATGAGCCAGGAACGCTACGGCATCCGCCGCTTCGCCCTGCTGAACACCGCCGGCTACAGCCTCGGCCTGTTCCCGCTGGAGAACCCGCTGTCGGTGTACGGCGCCAACAACCTGGGCAAGTCCGCCTCGATCAACGCCCTGCAGTTTCCCATCCTGGCGCGCATGTCGGACATGAGCTTCGGCAAGTACAGCCTGGAGCAGTCGCGCAAGTTCTACTTCGCCAGCGACACCAGCTACATCCTCGTCGAAGTCGCCCTGCCCCACGGCCCCCACGTGATCGGCGTGGCCGGGCGCGGCCCGGGCGGCGGTTTCGGCCACCAGTTCTTCGCCTACCAGGGCGAGTTGGACCTGGAGCACTACCAGAACAACGGCACCTGCCTGCGTCAGCGCGAGCTGTTCGCCAACCTCGAGCGCGCCGGCCTCAAGGCCTACGAGCTCAAGCCCGACGAACTGCGCCGTCTGCTGGTCGGCGGTCACACCAGCATCCCCTTGGACCTGACGCTGATTCCGCTGCGCTCGACCAGCGAGCAGAGCCTGAAGACCTTCCGCGCGCTGTTTATCAACCTGCTGCACATGCGCGAGATTACCGCGGCGAAGTTGAAACAGCTGTTCCTCGATGCCTTCGAGCACAGCCTGCGCTCGGGCAGCGTCGACTATATCGCCGCCACCGAGGAGGCCTTCCGCGACGTGCGCCGCATGGAGCAGGACTACCAGGCCCTGGTCGCCGCCGGCCCCTTGATCGAGGCCCTGAGCGCCGGCGTGGCCCAGCGCGAGCAGCTGCGCGGCAAGCTGCACCGCCTCTCGCCGCTGCTCGACGCGCTGCTCGGCACCTGGCAGGACTACGCCGGCGCCCGCCGCGAGGAGCTGGTGATCCAGGCCGAGCACTACCAGGGCGAGCAGGACGGCCTGCAGCAGGAACAGCGCGGCGGCACCGCCGAGCTGATGCGCCTGGAGCGGGCGATCAGCGAGATCCAGCGCTGGCTCGGCGAGCTGGCCGTGCTGAAGAACCGTTTCGCCCTGATCGACAATGCCCAAGTGCTGGAGGCCCAGCTGCTGGCCGCCAAGGACGCCCACGACGAACTGGCCGGTGCCCTGGCGCAGTCGCGGCAGTTCTCCAGCGAAGATCTGGACGAGCGCCTGCGCGACCTGGAGAAGCGCCTCAAGTCGGTCAGACAGCAGCTCGACCACGCCGACAACAACAGCTACGCACGGCTGCGCGAGGAGTTCAGCCAGCAGGACGTGGACCGCCTGATGCGCCTGTTCAACGGCCAGCTATTCAGCTTGCCCCTGGGCGAGAAAGGCATCCAGGCCGAAGGCGATGACTGGGTGAAAGCCGTCGAGGCGGTGCTGGAGCGCTTCAAGGGCGATACCTTCAGCGTGCCGGGCCTGTCCATCGACCTGTCCCATATCGAGCCCCCGGCCCTGCAGGCCCTGGCCGACCGCGCCGCCCTGCGCGACCAGAAGGACCGCCTGGAGCGCGAACTCAAGCAGCTCAAGACCCAGCAGGCGGTGGCCGCCGACCGCGCCGCCAGCAAGGCCCAGGCCGAGGCGCTGTACCAGGCCGTGCTGGACGCGCAGAAGGCCCTGGAGGACTTCCGCCGCAGCCAGACGCTCTCTGCCGAAGAGGCCGATAAGTTGGAACAGCTGGCCCAGCTGGAAGCCGCCCAGGACGAGCTGCGCCGTACCAGCGACGCCTTCGCCGAGCGGGTCCAGCAGCTGTCGGCCAAGCTGCAGCTGGTCGGCCGCCAGTTGGCCGACCTGGAAGCCAAGCAGCGCACCCTGGACGACGCCCTGCGCCGCCGCCAGCTGCTGCCGGCCGACCTGCCGTTCGGCACGCCCTTCACCGACCCGGTGGACGACAGCCTGGACAACCTGCTGCCGCTGCTCAACGACTACCAGGATGCCTGGCAGGGTCTGCAGCGCGTGGACGGGCAGATCGAGGCGTTGTATGCCCAGGTGCGCCTGAAAGGGGTGGCCAAGTTCGACAGCGAGGACGACGTCGAGCGGCGCCTGCAGCTCTTGGTCAACGCCTACGCGCACCGCCAGGACGAGGCCCTGACCCTGGCCAAGGCGCGCCGCGCCGCGGTCACCGACATCGCCCGCACCCTGCGCAATATCCGTAGCGACTACGACAACCTGGAACACCAGCTGGCGCTGTTCAACCGCGAGATCAACAGGCGCCAGGTCTCCAACCTGCAGAGTTTCCGCATCGTCCTGGCGCCGAACAAGGAGGCGCTCAAGCACATCGACCAGATCATCCACAGCGCCGGCCAGTACGAGGAAGGCGAGACCCTGTCGGTGTTCGACCTGCAGCAGAACAGCGAGCAGGACGCCAGGAACGAGCAGGCCAAGGAGTACCTGGCGCGCCTGGTGGCGGCCAACCAGAACCAGCTGGGCCTCAAGGACCTGTTCGAGCTGGCCTTCGAGATCACCAAGGTCGGCGGCCAACCGGTGATCCACACCGACATCGACGGGGCGGCCTCCAACGGCACCACCATGACCATCAAGGCGCTGACCAACATGTACCTGCTGCTGCACCTGATGGACCGCGAGCAGGCCGGACGGGTGCGCCTGCCCTACTACCTGGACGAGGCTGCCGATATCGACGAGCGCAACCAGCAGGCACTGATCGAGACCAGCCTGCAGCTGGGCTTCGTGCCCATCCTCGCCTCGGTCAAGCCGCAGGTCTCGGCCCATGTGGCCATCGACCTGGAAGGCGGCAGCGGCCCGGCCGGCATCTACATCGACGAGGCCGACTGGAAATTTATCCGCCCCCGTGAGCCGGCCAAGACCGAGACCGTCCACGAAGAAGCCAGTGCCGAACCGGCCTGA
- a CDS encoding PqiB family protein produces MNDLPLAKTRPASNWSAIWVLPILALLIGGWLGWRAYSQAGIEIQVLFDSGAGIQAGKTEVIYKGMPIGKVKALALDDSGEQPGVIATIEMNQEVKPHLRENARFWLVKPSVSLAGITGLETLVSGNYIAVSPGDGEPTLKFKALSEPPPLSDDLPGLHLTLKAERLGSLNRDSPVFYKQIQVGRVKSYALGEDQTTVEVKVYIEPPYASLVRKHTRFWNASGISINAGLSGFKLRSESLASIVAGGIAFATPEHRKDSPPTDPVFPFRLYEDFEAAQAGIRVQVTFSDFEGLEAGRTPVLYNGIQAGSLKTLKVNDDLTSATAELTLDPRTEDYLVEGTEFWVVKPSISLAGITGLEALVKGNYIAVRPGEKGAAAKREFEARPKAPPLDLAAPGLHLVLLSDSRGSLEVGNPILYRQVKVGSVQSVQLARNDQQVAFGVHIEPEYAHLVNSSTRFWNASGITLKGGLSGIEVKSESLQTLLAGGIAFETPDAQAPVMTKRVQRFALYESRERALQNGVAISIRLERGDGLGPGTAIRYRGLDVGKVERIELSDDLQSVLLYGRITLAAERIARTGTQFWVVKPELSLSRVTNLDTLVGGQYLEVLPAEQGGRRLTEFVALDGPPTRASSESGLRLVLSAEQRNSLKAGEPVTYREVPVGKVTGVELGPNANRVLVHVLIEPRYAPLVRGGSRFWVSSGIGVDAGLFKGVKVRTESLETIIAGGVAFATPEGEEMGVRALPGQTFALFEEPQEQWLQWAPKIALPQ; encoded by the coding sequence ATGAATGATCTGCCTCTGGCCAAAACCCGCCCGGCCTCCAACTGGTCGGCCATCTGGGTGCTGCCCATCCTCGCCCTGCTGATTGGCGGCTGGCTGGGCTGGCGTGCCTACAGCCAGGCCGGCATCGAGATCCAGGTGCTATTCGACAGTGGTGCGGGCATCCAGGCCGGCAAGACCGAAGTCATCTACAAGGGCATGCCGATCGGCAAGGTGAAGGCCCTGGCCCTGGACGACAGCGGCGAGCAGCCGGGGGTGATCGCCACCATCGAGATGAACCAGGAGGTCAAGCCGCACCTGCGCGAGAACGCACGCTTCTGGCTGGTCAAGCCGAGTGTGAGCCTGGCCGGCATCACCGGCCTGGAGACCCTGGTGTCGGGTAACTACATCGCAGTCAGTCCGGGCGATGGCGAGCCGACCCTGAAGTTCAAGGCTTTGTCCGAGCCGCCGCCCTTGTCCGATGACCTGCCCGGGCTGCACCTGACCCTGAAGGCCGAGCGGCTGGGCTCGCTGAATCGCGACAGCCCGGTTTTCTACAAGCAGATCCAGGTCGGCCGGGTGAAGAGCTATGCCTTGGGCGAGGACCAGACTACGGTCGAGGTGAAGGTCTATATCGAGCCGCCCTATGCCAGCCTGGTGCGCAAACACACGCGGTTCTGGAACGCCAGCGGCATCAGCATCAACGCCGGCCTGTCGGGTTTCAAGCTGCGCAGCGAGTCGCTGGCCAGCATAGTGGCAGGGGGGATCGCCTTCGCCACGCCTGAGCACCGCAAGGACAGCCCGCCGACCGATCCGGTGTTTCCGTTCCGCCTCTATGAGGATTTCGAGGCGGCCCAGGCCGGCATCAGGGTGCAGGTCACCTTCAGCGACTTCGAGGGACTGGAGGCCGGGCGTACGCCGGTGCTGTACAACGGCATCCAGGCCGGCAGCCTGAAGACGCTGAAGGTCAACGACGACCTGACCAGCGCCACGGCCGAGCTGACCCTCGACCCGCGCACCGAGGACTATCTGGTCGAGGGCACCGAGTTCTGGGTGGTCAAACCGTCCATCTCCCTGGCCGGCATCACCGGTCTGGAGGCCCTGGTCAAGGGCAACTACATCGCCGTGCGACCGGGCGAGAAGGGCGCCGCGGCCAAGCGCGAGTTCGAGGCCCGACCCAAGGCGCCGCCGCTGGACCTGGCCGCGCCGGGCCTGCATCTGGTGCTGCTGAGCGACAGTCGTGGCTCGCTGGAGGTCGGCAATCCGATTCTCTATCGCCAGGTGAAAGTCGGCTCGGTACAGAGCGTGCAACTGGCCCGCAACGACCAGCAGGTGGCCTTCGGCGTGCACATCGAGCCGGAGTACGCGCACCTGGTCAACAGCAGCACGCGCTTCTGGAACGCCAGCGGCATCACCCTCAAAGGCGGGCTGTCCGGTATCGAGGTCAAGAGCGAGTCGCTGCAGACCCTGTTGGCCGGGGGCATCGCCTTCGAGACCCCCGATGCGCAGGCGCCCGTCATGACCAAGCGGGTGCAACGCTTTGCGTTGTACGAGAGTCGCGAACGCGCGCTGCAGAATGGCGTGGCGATCAGCATCCGCCTGGAGCGTGGCGATGGCCTGGGGCCGGGGACGGCCATCCGCTACCGCGGCCTGGACGTGGGCAAGGTCGAGCGCATCGAGCTGAGCGATGACCTGCAGAGCGTCCTGCTGTATGGACGGATCACCCTGGCGGCCGAGCGTATCGCCCGCACCGGCACGCAGTTCTGGGTGGTCAAGCCCGAGCTGAGCCTGAGTCGGGTGACCAACCTGGATACCCTGGTCGGCGGCCAGTACCTGGAAGTGCTGCCGGCGGAGCAGGGCGGGCGACGGCTGACCGAGTTCGTTGCCCTGGACGGGCCGCCGACCCGGGCATCGAGCGAATCCGGGCTGCGCCTGGTGCTCAGCGCGGAGCAGCGCAACTCGTTGAAGGCCGGCGAGCCGGTGACCTACCGCGAGGTGCCGGTGGGCAAGGTGACGGGCGTCGAGCTGGGGCCGAATGCCAACCGGGTACTGGTCCATGTGCTGATCGAGCCGCGTTATGCGCCCCTGGTGCGTGGTGGCAGCCGTTTCTGGGTCAGCTCCGGAATCGGCGTCGACGCCGGCCTGTTCAAGGGGGTGAAGGTGCGCACCGAGTCCCTGGAAACCATCATTGCCGGCGGCGTGGCCTTCGCCACTCCGGAAGGCGAGGAGATGGGCGTGCGGGCCCTGCCGGGGCAGACCTTCGCCCTGTTCGAGGAGCCCCAGGAACAGTGGCTGCAGTGGGCGCCGAAGATCGCCTTGCCGCAGTAG